One window of Nostoc sp. C052 genomic DNA carries:
- a CDS encoding glycosyltransferase family 39 protein has protein sequence MYSINIVNLFTKRTIVFQEKEWLFSLLVISLVIWLIFLGNSPLRDWDEGTYAIVSREIYRTGNWLYPTIQGEPFLLKPPLMQWLIACCYHLVGVQEFTTRLPGAVLTALGVPLLYLVGRLAFQQSLPALFAALVYLTMLPVVRHGRLAMLDGMTISFFLLLLFCLLKARQNRKYALGVGFCLGLIILTKGMIVLLLGAIACLFLFADRQLALLKSPYLWVGILLGNAPAIAWYIAQWQHYGNTFLEVHFQAQAFDRLVQTVEGNSGPVWYYLLELLKYGFPWLLFLPGGLYLAWKERHHTWGSLVLLGTIIYLGTISLMRTKLPWYVMPVYPFLALAIGARLSKIWQHGNFQVRTWSIFLTIIAVAGLGGCVYFYLKQQPILIVMSIILTISMGIAAWLIKKRDRNFIPVLFTGMYLVLALLMSSQSWIWELKEAFAVKPVAELIRANVSPGTQIYTSFAYGRPSLDFYSDCKVTAATVPILQKMLSNKSYLLLDNTTLKQINLFEHGVIGTADNFTLISPSIK, from the coding sequence GATGAAGGTACTTACGCTATAGTGTCCAGAGAAATTTACCGTACTGGTAACTGGCTTTATCCAACTATTCAGGGAGAACCATTTTTATTAAAACCGCCTTTGATGCAATGGTTAATTGCTTGCTGCTACCACTTAGTAGGAGTACAAGAATTCACCACACGCTTACCTGGTGCAGTTTTAACTGCCTTGGGAGTGCCTTTGCTTTACTTGGTGGGGCGTTTGGCCTTTCAGCAAAGTTTACCGGCTCTCTTTGCTGCTTTAGTTTACTTGACAATGTTGCCTGTGGTGCGTCATGGACGACTAGCAATGTTAGATGGGATGACTATTTCTTTTTTCTTGCTGTTGCTGTTTTGTCTTTTGAAGGCACGTCAGAACCGAAAATATGCTCTAGGGGTGGGATTTTGTCTGGGGTTAATTATTCTGACTAAGGGAATGATAGTTTTGCTGTTGGGGGCGATCGCCTGTTTATTTTTGTTTGCCGATCGACAATTAGCTTTGTTAAAAAGTCCCTATTTATGGGTAGGAATTTTGTTAGGAAATGCCCCGGCGATCGCTTGGTATATTGCTCAGTGGCAACATTATGGAAATACTTTCTTAGAAGTGCATTTTCAAGCACAAGCCTTTGACCGCCTGGTACAAACCGTTGAAGGTAATAGCGGGCCTGTTTGGTACTATTTATTAGAATTACTTAAATATGGTTTTCCCTGGCTATTATTTTTACCTGGAGGGCTTTATCTAGCTTGGAAGGAACGTCATCATACTTGGGGTTCTCTAGTTCTGTTAGGTACAATTATTTACTTAGGAACTATTTCTTTGATGAGAACTAAATTGCCCTGGTATGTCATGCCTGTATATCCATTTTTAGCTTTGGCAATTGGTGCTAGACTTAGCAAAATTTGGCAACATGGTAATTTTCAGGTAAGAACTTGGAGTATATTTCTGACTATTATTGCTGTTGCTGGTTTAGGAGGTTGTGTTTACTTTTATCTGAAACAACAGCCTATTTTGATAGTCATGAGTATTATTTTGACAATAAGTATGGGTATCGCAGCATGGCTAATTAAAAAGCGCGATCGCAACTTTATTCCAGTGTTATTTACAGGGATGTATTTAGTTTTAGCACTATTAATGAGTTCGCAATCTTGGATTTGGGAATTAAAGGAAGCTTTCGCAGTTAAACCAGTAGCAGAATTAATTCGGGCAAATGTTTCACCAGGAACACAAATTTATACTTCTTTTGCTTATGGGCGTCCTAGCTTGGACTTTTACAGCGATTGCAAGGTAACTGCTGCAACTGTGCCAATTTTACAAAAAATGTTATCTAATAAATCTTATTTGCTATTAGATAATACGACTTTAAAGCAAATAAATCTATTTGAACATGGAGTTATAGGCACTGCTGATAACTTTACTCTTATTTCACCTTCAATTAAATAA